The Nocardioides sp. S-1144 genome includes a region encoding these proteins:
- a CDS encoding GNAT family N-acetyltransferase, with protein sequence MQISPVDVTSDLALRACFDLERRAVLVGREDMPHWSWPEMAAVWQLPDPGERAVLLDGTEDGRVVAVAVLFMPLLDNTDKCWLGVAVEPADQGRGLGREMLDAVCALAVAEGRTELLAEVKLPFDEVASHRARRFAEAAGFTLSNVEVVRHLRLPVPTRDLEAWAGQAAPRHDGYRLETYLDEVPDDLVPSLCVLLGQLAVDAPTGEAEWEEELITPERYRENQRSLVAAGRRIYETVAIAPDGTVAAQSTISVPPAGGRTDASQWGTFVHREHRGRRLGLAVKAANLRTVQEAHPEMRRIVTQNAETNDHMVSINELMGFEPVEASVELIKRV encoded by the coding sequence GTGCAGATCTCACCCGTCGACGTGACCAGCGACCTCGCCCTGCGCGCGTGCTTCGACCTCGAGCGGCGGGCGGTGCTGGTCGGTCGCGAGGACATGCCGCACTGGTCGTGGCCGGAGATGGCGGCCGTGTGGCAGCTCCCCGACCCGGGTGAGAGGGCGGTCCTCCTCGACGGCACCGAGGACGGCCGGGTGGTCGCCGTGGCCGTGCTCTTCATGCCGCTGCTCGACAACACCGACAAGTGCTGGCTCGGCGTGGCCGTCGAGCCCGCCGACCAGGGGCGCGGGCTGGGACGGGAGATGCTCGACGCCGTGTGCGCGCTCGCGGTCGCCGAGGGCCGCACGGAGCTGCTCGCCGAGGTGAAGCTGCCCTTCGACGAGGTCGCCAGCCACCGCGCGCGACGCTTCGCCGAGGCGGCGGGCTTCACGCTCTCCAACGTCGAGGTCGTGCGCCACCTCCGGCTGCCGGTCCCCACCCGCGACCTGGAGGCCTGGGCCGGGCAGGCCGCCCCCCGCCACGACGGCTACCGCCTCGAGACCTACCTCGACGAGGTGCCCGACGACCTCGTCCCGTCGCTGTGCGTGCTGCTGGGCCAGCTGGCGGTCGACGCGCCCACAGGCGAGGCCGAGTGGGAGGAGGAGCTGATCACCCCCGAGCGGTACCGCGAGAACCAGCGCTCGCTCGTCGCGGCCGGACGCCGGATCTACGAGACCGTCGCGATCGCCCCCGACGGCACCGTCGCGGCGCAGTCGACCATCTCGGTCCCGCCGGCCGGCGGGCGCACGGACGCCTCCCAGTGGGGCACCTTCGTGCACCGCGAGCACCGCGGCCGACGCCTCGGCCTCGCCGTCAAGGCGGCCAACCTGCGCACCGTGCAGGAGGCGCACCCCGAGATGCGCCGGATCGTCACCCAGAACGCCGAGACCAACGACCACATGGTCTCCATCAACGAGCTGATGGGCTTCGAGCCGGTCGAGGCCTCGGTCGAGCTGATCAAGCGGGTGTGA